A genomic stretch from Arthrobacter sp. KBS0702 includes:
- a CDS encoding DedA family protein, whose translation MNGVVNSLLNMSPALAFTLVACLVFAEDAVFIGFVIPGETAAVLGGVIASRGEVPLWGMAAVVVTAAIAGDTVGYEIGKHVGPRLLDFKLMKRRRRGLARAQAFLRQRGGSAVFLGRFVAFFRAVMPALAGASRMHYPKFLAFNAAGGLVWGTGFVLLGFFAGNSYDAVAKVAGRDITAAIAVLGVLGLVIWHLRRGRRARRDLPEAADRRDPPGPEKP comes from the coding sequence GTGAACGGAGTCGTCAACAGCCTCCTGAATATGAGTCCCGCGCTGGCCTTCACGCTCGTGGCCTGCCTGGTGTTCGCCGAAGACGCGGTCTTCATTGGCTTCGTGATTCCGGGTGAGACGGCCGCGGTCCTGGGCGGCGTCATTGCGAGCCGCGGCGAGGTGCCGCTGTGGGGCATGGCCGCCGTCGTGGTCACCGCTGCCATTGCCGGGGACACCGTGGGCTACGAGATCGGCAAGCACGTGGGTCCCCGCCTGCTGGACTTCAAACTGATGAAGCGGCGCCGGCGCGGCCTGGCCCGGGCCCAGGCCTTTCTGCGCCAACGGGGCGGCTCAGCCGTTTTCCTGGGCCGCTTCGTGGCGTTTTTCCGGGCCGTCATGCCCGCCCTGGCCGGCGCCTCCCGAATGCACTACCCGAAGTTCCTGGCCTTCAATGCCGCCGGTGGACTGGTGTGGGGAACGGGCTTCGTGCTGCTCGGCTTCTTTGCTGGCAACTCCTATGACGCCGTGGCCAAGGTGGCTGGCCGGGACATCACGGCGGCGATAGCTGTGCTCGGGGTCCTGGGACTCGTCATCTGGCATCTGCGGCGCGGGCGGCGGGCCCGGCGGGATCTTCCGGAAGCGGCGGACCGCCGTGACCCGCCCGGCCCCGAAAAGCCCTGA
- the sufD gene encoding Fe-S cluster assembly protein SufD, protein MTDITTEKARIGAPSAQPFINGFTEEGESLSPLNAAESKSPLGGEAVKRHSHGGGVGIPDSSRAGRLTSYKLADFKPLTGMEEDWRFTPLKRLRGLHTEVLNGAAPSVAVTGPDSVRIETVGRDDARIGSAAIPEDRVSANAWENFSEATVITVPAEVQAEGEVSVVLTGQGTAAASQHVVIIAEKFSKAVVVLDHQGTAVVSENIEILVEDGAQLTVISLQEWNDDAVHASSQQAKLGRDAKFKHIVVSLGGDLVRVTPSARFTAPGAEAELFGLYFADAGQHLEQRLFVDHAVANCKSNVLYKGALQGRNAHTVWVGDVLIRKEAEGTDTYEANRNLVLTDGARADSVPNLEIETGLIAGAGHASATGRFDDEHLFYLMARGIPEKVARRLVVRGFLNEIIQQIKVPAIEERLTEAVERELAATEN, encoded by the coding sequence ATGACTGACATCACTACTGAAAAGGCCCGCATCGGCGCGCCCTCAGCCCAGCCGTTCATCAACGGTTTCACCGAGGAAGGCGAAAGCCTCTCGCCGCTGAACGCCGCGGAGTCCAAGTCCCCGCTGGGCGGCGAGGCCGTCAAGCGCCACTCGCACGGCGGCGGCGTCGGCATCCCGGACAGCTCACGCGCCGGCCGCCTGACCTCGTACAAGCTGGCGGACTTCAAGCCGCTGACCGGCATGGAGGAGGATTGGCGGTTCACCCCGCTCAAGCGCCTCCGCGGCCTCCACACCGAGGTCCTGAACGGTGCCGCGCCATCCGTGGCCGTCACCGGCCCGGACAGCGTCCGGATCGAGACCGTTGGCCGCGACGATGCCCGCATCGGCTCCGCCGCGATTCCCGAGGACCGCGTGTCCGCCAACGCCTGGGAGAACTTCAGCGAGGCCACCGTCATCACGGTCCCCGCCGAGGTCCAGGCCGAGGGCGAGGTCAGCGTGGTGCTGACCGGCCAGGGAACCGCGGCAGCGTCGCAGCACGTTGTCATCATCGCGGAGAAGTTCTCCAAGGCGGTGGTGGTGCTCGATCACCAGGGCACCGCCGTCGTCTCGGAAAACATCGAAATCCTCGTGGAGGACGGCGCTCAGCTGACCGTCATCTCGCTCCAGGAATGGAACGACGACGCCGTGCACGCGTCCTCCCAGCAGGCGAAGCTTGGCCGCGACGCCAAGTTCAAGCACATCGTCGTCAGCCTCGGCGGCGATCTGGTGCGCGTCACGCCGTCGGCCCGCTTCACCGCACCCGGTGCCGAAGCGGAACTGTTCGGCCTGTACTTCGCCGACGCCGGCCAGCATCTCGAGCAGCGCCTCTTCGTGGACCACGCAGTAGCCAACTGCAAGTCCAACGTGCTCTACAAGGGCGCCCTCCAAGGCCGCAACGCGCACACCGTCTGGGTGGGCGACGTCCTGATCCGCAAGGAAGCAGAAGGTACCGACACCTACGAGGCCAACCGCAACCTGGTCCTCACCGACGGTGCCCGCGCGGATTCCGTGCCCAACCTCGAGATCGAGACCGGCCTGATCGCCGGCGCCGGCCACGCCAGCGCCACTGGCCGTTTCGACGACGAGCACCTGTTCTACCTGATGGCCCGCGGTATCCCGGAAAAGGTGGCCCGCCGACTGGTGGTCCGCGGCTTCCTGAACGAGATCATCCAGCAGATCAAGGTTCCCGCCATCGAGGAACGCCTCACCGAAGCCGTCGAGCGCGAGCTCGCGGCAACGGAAAACTAG
- a CDS encoding ABC transporter permease encodes MSSAPAGTTAGTPLGSAPAPLLRRVLLQGRYETVTMLRNGEQLILAVILPLLALVGLTVTPLLDGLGSSRVNIAVPGILALCAMSTAFTGQGIATGFDRRYGVLRFLSTTPLGRTGLILGKVIAVLVVLLLQVLVVTAVALPLGWQPSAAGLLPGFALLVLGAAAFTALGLLVAGTVRPEATLAITNLLWILLGALGGIVIPAERLPALAQATVHFLPSGALGQALRDAFLHGSVNPAAVFVLLLWTAVAGLAATRWFKWN; translated from the coding sequence ATGAGCTCCGCGCCCGCCGGAACAACAGCCGGCACGCCGCTGGGCAGTGCCCCCGCTCCCCTGTTGCGCCGGGTCCTGCTGCAGGGGCGGTATGAGACCGTCACCATGCTCCGCAACGGCGAGCAGCTGATCCTGGCCGTCATCCTGCCGCTGCTGGCCCTGGTGGGCCTGACCGTCACGCCGCTGTTGGACGGCCTCGGCTCCAGCCGCGTCAATATCGCTGTACCTGGCATCCTGGCGCTGTGCGCCATGTCCACGGCCTTCACCGGCCAGGGCATCGCCACCGGTTTCGACCGCCGGTACGGGGTGCTGCGGTTCCTGTCCACGACCCCGCTGGGCCGGACCGGCCTGATCCTCGGCAAGGTGATTGCCGTACTTGTGGTGCTGCTGCTGCAGGTACTGGTGGTCACCGCCGTCGCCCTGCCGCTGGGCTGGCAGCCGTCAGCCGCGGGGCTGCTGCCCGGGTTCGCGCTGCTGGTCCTTGGCGCAGCGGCCTTCACCGCCCTCGGCCTGCTCGTGGCCGGCACGGTCCGGCCGGAGGCGACGCTCGCGATCACCAACCTGCTCTGGATCCTGCTCGGCGCCCTGGGCGGGATCGTCATTCCGGCCGAGCGGCTCCCCGCGCTCGCCCAGGCCACCGTGCACTTCCTTCCCTCCGGCGCGCTGGGCCAGGCGCTGCGGGATGCTTTCCTGCATGGCAGCGTCAACCCTGCCGCCGTGTTTGTCCTGCTGCTCTGGACCGCCGTTGCCGGCCTCGCAGCAACCCGTTGGTTCAAGTGGAATTGA
- a CDS encoding ABC transporter ATP-binding protein, producing MRSPESPALTISGLIKDVGPLPSLDGKMLRVVSGLSLIAERGQVTALLGANGAGKTTTIECAQGLQKRTGGSISLLGQDPDTAGAELRARVGVMLQDGGLPPSARPIPLLRHIAGLYQDPWPVDELIARLGIDTFSRTTVRRLSGGQKQRLALAAALVGRPEVLFLDEPSAGLDPQSRQLVFELIAELRDRGMGIVLTTHLMDDAQRLADYVYIIDAGRNVAEGTVAQLLRHELTSGSDQHVRTLLFEAEPGLDLSGVLPDAVEVRETRAGSYSATGALTPADLAAVTAWWAERGIMPASMSLAARSLEDVFLDISGRETR from the coding sequence GTGCGATCTCCCGAATCCCCCGCCCTGACCATCAGCGGGCTCATCAAGGATGTTGGCCCGTTGCCCAGCCTTGACGGCAAGATGCTGCGGGTGGTCAGCGGTTTGTCCCTCATTGCCGAACGCGGGCAGGTCACCGCCCTGCTGGGCGCCAACGGGGCGGGCAAGACCACGACGATCGAGTGCGCCCAAGGCTTGCAGAAGCGCACCGGCGGCAGCATCAGCCTGCTCGGCCAGGACCCCGACACCGCCGGGGCCGAACTCCGCGCCCGCGTCGGCGTGATGCTCCAGGACGGCGGCCTTCCGCCGTCGGCCCGGCCCATCCCCCTGCTCCGGCACATCGCCGGCCTGTACCAGGACCCTTGGCCCGTGGACGAGCTCATTGCCCGGCTGGGCATCGACACCTTCAGCCGCACCACGGTCCGGCGCCTCTCCGGCGGACAGAAGCAGCGGCTCGCCCTCGCCGCGGCCCTGGTTGGCCGCCCCGAGGTGCTCTTCCTCGACGAGCCAAGCGCCGGCTTGGACCCGCAGTCCCGCCAGCTGGTGTTCGAACTGATTGCCGAACTGCGGGACCGCGGCATGGGCATCGTCCTCACCACGCACCTGATGGATGACGCCCAGCGGCTGGCCGACTACGTCTACATCATCGACGCCGGCCGGAACGTCGCGGAGGGCACCGTCGCCCAGTTGCTGCGGCACGAGTTGACCTCCGGCTCAGATCAGCACGTCCGCACCCTCCTCTTCGAAGCCGAGCCCGGGCTTGATCTGTCCGGCGTGCTGCCGGACGCCGTCGAGGTCCGGGAAACGCGGGCCGGCAGCTACAGCGCCACCGGAGCGCTGACCCCGGCTGATCTCGCCGCCGTGACAGCCTGGTGGGCGGAGCGCGGCATCATGCCCGCCTCGATGAGCCTCGCGGCCCGCAGCCTCGAAGACGTCTTCCTCGACATCTCCGGAAGGGAAACCCGATGA
- the sufB gene encoding Fe-S cluster assembly protein SufB encodes MTDQLSEKKVAESTVISEILEKNPELHGIGTYEYGWADKNDVGANARRGIDEDVVRDISAKKNEPEWMLDLRLKGLKYFDRKPMPTWGADLSGIDFDNIKYFVRSTEKQAATWEDLPEDIRNTYEKLGIPEAERSRLVSGVAAQYESEVVYHQIREDLEAQGVIFLDTDTALREHPEIFQEYFGTIIPVGDNKFASLNTAVWSGGSFVYVPKGVHVDIPLQAYFRINTENMGQFERTLIIADEDSYVHYIEGCTAPIYTSDSLHSAVVEIIVKKGARVRYTTIQNWSTNVYNLVTKRAICEEGATMEWIDGNIGSKVTMKYPAVYLVGEGAKGETLSIAFAGEGQHQDTGSKMVHIAPNTKSSIISKSVARGGGRAAYRGLVQVREGAKHSANTVRCDALLVDTISRSDTYPYIDIREDDVTMGHEATVSRVSEEQLFYLMSRGMREDEAMAMIVRGFIEPIARELPMEYALELNRLIELQMEGSVG; translated from the coding sequence ATGACGGACCAACTATCAGAGAAGAAGGTTGCTGAATCCACTGTGATCTCGGAGATTCTGGAGAAGAATCCCGAGCTCCACGGAATTGGCACCTACGAGTACGGCTGGGCCGACAAGAACGACGTCGGCGCGAACGCCCGCCGTGGTATCGATGAGGACGTCGTACGTGACATCTCGGCCAAGAAGAACGAGCCGGAATGGATGCTGGACCTGCGCCTGAAGGGCCTGAAGTACTTCGACCGCAAGCCCATGCCCACCTGGGGCGCGGACCTCTCCGGCATCGACTTCGACAACATCAAGTACTTCGTGCGCTCCACCGAGAAGCAGGCCGCCACCTGGGAGGACCTGCCCGAGGACATCCGGAACACCTACGAGAAGCTGGGCATCCCGGAAGCCGAGCGCAGCCGCCTGGTCTCCGGTGTGGCCGCCCAGTACGAATCCGAGGTCGTCTACCACCAGATCCGCGAGGACCTGGAAGCCCAGGGCGTTATCTTCCTGGACACCGACACCGCGCTGCGTGAGCACCCGGAGATCTTCCAGGAGTATTTCGGCACCATCATCCCGGTGGGCGACAACAAGTTCGCCTCGCTGAACACGGCCGTGTGGTCCGGCGGTTCCTTCGTGTACGTGCCCAAGGGCGTCCACGTCGACATCCCGCTGCAGGCCTACTTCCGCATCAACACGGAAAACATGGGCCAGTTCGAGCGCACCTTGATCATTGCGGACGAGGATTCCTACGTCCACTACATCGAGGGCTGCACCGCACCGATCTACACCTCGGATTCGCTGCACTCCGCCGTTGTGGAAATCATCGTGAAGAAGGGCGCCCGCGTCCGCTACACGACCATCCAGAACTGGTCCACGAACGTGTACAACCTGGTCACCAAGCGCGCCATCTGCGAAGAGGGCGCCACCATGGAGTGGATCGACGGCAACATCGGTTCCAAGGTCACCATGAAGTACCCGGCCGTCTACCTCGTCGGTGAGGGCGCCAAGGGCGAGACCCTCTCGATCGCGTTCGCCGGTGAAGGCCAGCACCAGGACACCGGTTCCAAGATGGTCCACATCGCGCCCAACACCAAGAGCTCGATCATCTCCAAGTCCGTGGCCCGCGGCGGCGGCCGCGCCGCCTACCGCGGCCTGGTCCAGGTCCGCGAGGGTGCCAAGCACTCGGCCAACACGGTCCGCTGTGACGCGCTGCTGGTGGACACCATCAGCCGCTCGGACACCTACCCGTACATCGACATCCGCGAGGACGATGTGACCATGGGCCACGAGGCAACCGTCTCGCGCGTCAGCGAAGAACAGCTGTTTTACCTGATGTCTCGCGGCATGCGCGAAGACGAGGCCATGGCGATGATCGTGCGCGGCTTCATCGAGCCCATCGCCCGTGAACTGCCGATGGAATACGCCCTCGAGCTGAACCGCCTGATTGAACTGCAGATGGAAGGATCGGTCGGTTAA
- a CDS encoding heme A synthase — protein sequence MSTASRPPRIMSRISSRLPVTVDKTVRRLAVLSLIGQTVLVVTGGAVRLTASGLGCPTWPRCTDSSLVNTPEMGIHGFIEFGNRLLTFALAAVAVMMLVYLWNLRRERRDLFLLALGLLASIPAQAIIGGITVLTQLNPWVVGLHFLVSMALVVLATLLVNRAYGRTGAARTRELPALPGAARPVLAAVALFSAVAVCLGVVVTGAGPHAGDANAPRNNLDWDLFSHIHAVPAYLVTAGALFGVFLVLRGRITGPFRTAVFLLLGVTVLQAVIGFTQYYNGIPALLVGAHMLGAALLMSASTNAADLARSSPAK from the coding sequence GTGAGTACGGCATCCCGCCCTCCCCGGATCATGTCCCGGATTTCCTCCCGGCTGCCCGTCACCGTCGACAAGACGGTCCGCCGCCTGGCCGTGCTGTCCCTGATCGGCCAGACCGTGCTGGTGGTGACCGGCGGCGCCGTCCGCCTGACGGCTTCGGGCCTGGGCTGCCCCACGTGGCCGCGCTGCACGGACAGCTCGCTCGTGAACACTCCCGAGATGGGAATCCACGGCTTCATCGAGTTCGGCAACCGCCTGCTGACGTTCGCGCTGGCCGCCGTCGCCGTGATGATGCTGGTCTACCTGTGGAACCTCCGGAGGGAGCGCCGCGACCTCTTCCTGCTGGCCCTCGGCCTGCTCGCCAGCATTCCGGCCCAGGCCATCATTGGCGGCATCACCGTCCTCACCCAGCTGAACCCGTGGGTGGTGGGCCTGCACTTCCTCGTCTCGATGGCCCTCGTGGTGCTCGCCACGCTGCTCGTCAACCGCGCCTACGGAAGGACCGGGGCGGCACGGACCCGGGAGCTTCCCGCCCTGCCGGGTGCCGCACGCCCGGTGCTGGCCGCCGTCGCGCTCTTCTCCGCCGTGGCAGTCTGCCTCGGCGTCGTCGTGACCGGCGCCGGCCCGCACGCCGGTGACGCGAACGCGCCGCGCAACAACCTGGACTGGGATCTGTTCTCGCACATCCATGCCGTTCCGGCCTACCTCGTGACCGCCGGCGCCCTGTTCGGCGTGTTCCTCGTGCTCCGGGGCCGGATTACGGGTCCGTTCCGCACTGCCGTGTTCCTGCTTCTGGGCGTTACGGTGCTGCAGGCTGTCATCGGCTTCACGCAGTACTACAACGGCATCCCCGCGCTGCTCGTGGGCGCGCACATGCTCGGCGCGGCCCTGCTGATGAGCGCATCCACCAACGCAGCCGACCTCGCGCGCAGCAGCCCGGCCAAGTAG
- a CDS encoding heme o synthase, producing the protein MTATVSTTETPLNASQAPARIGFARKAKAYLALTKPRVIELLLVSTLPTMIYAERGFPSLGLILATLVGGAFAAGSAGSFNCYIDRDIDKLMHRTENRPLVTGEVTPREALVFSWLLGAAAIAILWFGANPLSAWLGLGAIVFYVVIYTMILKRRTAQNIVWGGAAGCFPVLIAWAAVTNTVEWPAVVLFMVIFLWTPPHYWPLSMRYGEDYRNANVPMLGAIAGAKVVSVQVVLYAWAMVACSLLLIPVGGAGWVYTVTAVAAGAWFLYESHALYNRAQGGDVSNKGAMKVFHGSISYLTLLFIALAVDPFIGSSIIGS; encoded by the coding sequence GTGACTGCCACCGTGAGCACAACAGAAACGCCGCTTAACGCCTCCCAGGCCCCGGCCCGGATCGGCTTCGCCCGCAAAGCCAAGGCCTACCTGGCGCTCACGAAACCCCGGGTAATCGAACTCCTGCTGGTCAGCACCCTGCCCACCATGATCTACGCCGAGCGCGGCTTCCCGTCCCTCGGCCTGATCCTGGCCACCCTCGTCGGCGGCGCGTTTGCCGCCGGCAGCGCGGGGTCCTTCAACTGCTACATCGACCGGGACATCGACAAGCTCATGCACCGGACCGAAAACCGTCCGCTGGTCACGGGGGAGGTCACCCCGCGCGAAGCACTGGTCTTCTCGTGGCTTCTCGGCGCGGCCGCCATCGCGATCCTTTGGTTCGGCGCCAACCCGCTCTCGGCCTGGCTGGGACTCGGCGCGATCGTGTTCTACGTCGTCATCTACACGATGATCCTCAAGCGCCGCACCGCCCAGAACATCGTCTGGGGCGGGGCTGCCGGCTGCTTCCCGGTGCTGATCGCCTGGGCGGCGGTGACCAACACGGTGGAGTGGCCCGCCGTCGTCCTCTTTATGGTGATCTTCCTCTGGACCCCGCCGCACTACTGGCCGCTGTCCATGCGCTACGGCGAGGACTACCGGAACGCCAACGTGCCGATGCTCGGTGCCATCGCCGGCGCCAAGGTTGTCTCCGTGCAGGTGGTCCTGTACGCGTGGGCCATGGTTGCCTGCTCGCTGCTGCTGATCCCGGTCGGCGGCGCCGGCTGGGTCTACACCGTCACCGCCGTCGCCGCGGGCGCCTGGTTCCTGTACGAGTCGCACGCGCTCTACAACCGGGCCCAGGGTGGCGACGTCTCGAACAAGGGCGCCATGAAGGTCTTCCATGGCTCCATCAGCTACCTCACCCTGCTCTTCATCGCGCTGGCCGTGGACCCGTTCATCGGCTCCTCGATCATCGGCAGCTAG
- the tkt gene encoding transketolase produces MEEQELSWTHLDARAVDTVRVLAADAVEKVGNGHPGTAMSLATAAYLLFQKLMRHDPANPQWLGRDRFVLSPGHTSLTLYIQLFLSGYGLELKDLQALRTWGSLTPGHPEYKHTAGVEITTGPLGQGLASAVGFAYSQRRMRGLFDADAPAGTSPFDHTVWVIASDGDLQEGVTSEASSLAGHQELGNLVVIYDENHISIEDDTDVAFTEDVLARYEAYGWHTQRVDWTRTGEYKEDVPELHAALLAAKAETGKPSIISLRTIIGWPAPKKQNTGKIHGSALGAEEVAGLKKVLGFDPERSFQVDEEVLAHTREAQARGAAARSEWQAAFEAWQSGNPEAAALLERVEARKLPAEFDAALPVFEAGKDVSTRAASGKVLNAIGPVMPELWGGSADLAESNNTTIEGSPSFIPASRQTEAWKGNPYGRVLHFGIREHAAASIVNGISLAGATRAFSGTFLIFSDYQRPAIRLGALMGVPSLYVWTHDSIGLGEDGPTHQPVEQLASLRAIPGLDVVRPGDANEVAAAWKAMLENHANPAGIVLTRQNIPTWERGTGDADGDTFASTAGVAKGGYVLAEASSGGATAEAQVILIGTGSEVQLAVAARDALQAEGIPTRVVSMPCVEWFNKQDAAYREAVLPANVKARVSVEAGLALGWKEFVGDAGRSISLEHFGASADYKRLFQEFGITAEAVAAAAKESLASLTA; encoded by the coding sequence TTGGAAGAGCAAGAACTGTCATGGACTCATCTGGACGCCCGGGCCGTGGACACCGTCCGGGTGCTCGCGGCGGATGCCGTGGAGAAGGTCGGTAACGGCCACCCCGGCACCGCGATGAGCCTGGCTACGGCCGCCTACCTGCTCTTCCAGAAGCTGATGCGCCACGACCCGGCGAACCCGCAGTGGCTGGGCCGCGACCGGTTCGTCCTGTCCCCCGGCCACACCTCCCTGACGCTCTACATCCAGCTCTTCCTCTCGGGCTACGGCCTGGAGCTGAAGGACCTCCAGGCGCTGCGGACCTGGGGTTCCCTGACCCCCGGTCACCCGGAGTACAAGCACACGGCCGGGGTGGAGATCACCACGGGCCCGCTGGGCCAGGGCCTGGCGTCCGCCGTCGGCTTCGCCTACTCCCAGCGCCGGATGCGCGGGCTGTTCGACGCCGACGCTCCCGCCGGCACCAGCCCGTTCGACCACACCGTCTGGGTGATTGCGTCCGACGGCGACCTGCAGGAAGGCGTCACGAGCGAGGCGTCCTCGCTCGCCGGGCACCAGGAACTGGGCAACCTCGTGGTGATCTACGACGAGAACCACATCAGCATCGAGGACGACACCGACGTCGCGTTCACCGAGGACGTCCTGGCCCGCTACGAGGCCTACGGCTGGCACACCCAGCGGGTCGACTGGACCCGCACCGGCGAATACAAGGAGGACGTGCCCGAACTGCACGCCGCCCTGCTCGCCGCCAAGGCCGAGACCGGCAAGCCGTCCATCATCTCGCTTCGCACCATCATCGGGTGGCCGGCGCCGAAGAAGCAGAACACCGGCAAGATCCACGGCTCGGCGCTCGGCGCGGAGGAAGTCGCCGGCCTGAAGAAGGTCCTCGGCTTCGACCCGGAGCGGTCTTTCCAGGTTGACGAGGAGGTTCTGGCCCACACCCGCGAAGCGCAGGCCCGCGGCGCCGCGGCCCGGTCCGAATGGCAGGCGGCGTTCGAGGCCTGGCAGTCCGGCAATCCCGAGGCGGCCGCCCTGCTCGAGCGCGTCGAGGCCCGCAAGCTTCCGGCTGAGTTCGACGCCGCGCTGCCGGTCTTCGAAGCCGGCAAGGACGTCTCCACGCGGGCCGCGTCCGGCAAGGTCCTGAACGCGATCGGCCCGGTCATGCCCGAGCTGTGGGGTGGCTCCGCCGACCTTGCCGAGTCGAACAACACCACGATCGAAGGTTCGCCGTCGTTCATCCCGGCCTCCCGGCAGACCGAGGCGTGGAAGGGCAACCCGTACGGCCGGGTGCTGCACTTCGGCATCCGCGAACACGCCGCCGCGTCGATCGTGAACGGGATCTCCCTGGCCGGGGCAACCCGGGCCTTCTCCGGCACCTTCCTGATCTTCTCCGACTACCAGCGCCCGGCCATCCGGCTCGGCGCCCTGATGGGCGTCCCCTCGCTCTACGTCTGGACGCACGACTCGATCGGCCTCGGCGAGGACGGCCCCACCCACCAGCCGGTCGAACAGCTTGCCTCCCTGCGGGCCATCCCGGGCCTTGACGTCGTCCGTCCCGGGGACGCCAATGAGGTCGCCGCGGCTTGGAAGGCGATGCTCGAAAACCACGCCAACCCCGCCGGGATCGTGCTGACCCGGCAGAACATCCCCACCTGGGAGCGCGGAACCGGCGACGCCGACGGCGATACCTTCGCCTCCACCGCCGGGGTCGCCAAGGGCGGCTACGTCCTGGCCGAGGCATCCTCCGGCGGCGCGACCGCGGAGGCGCAGGTCATCCTGATCGGCACCGGCTCCGAGGTCCAGCTCGCTGTGGCAGCACGCGACGCCCTGCAGGCCGAGGGCATCCCCACCAGGGTCGTGTCCATGCCGTGCGTGGAATGGTTCAACAAGCAGGACGCCGCCTACCGCGAGGCGGTGCTCCCGGCCAACGTCAAGGCGCGGGTCTCGGTCGAAGCCGGGCTGGCCCTGGGCTGGAAGGAATTCGTCGGCGACGCCGGCCGCTCCATCAGCCTGGAGCACTTCGGAGCCTCGGCCGACTACAAGCGCCTGTTCCAGGAATTCGGCATCACCGCCGAGGCCGTGGCCGCCGCCGCCAAGGAATCCCTCGCCAGCCTCACGGCCTGA
- a CDS encoding non-heme iron oxygenase ferredoxin subunit, producing MTEQPKGELVCSASEIQLKQALRILIDDYPVAVVKDSMGEIHAIGDTCSHADISLSEGEVEGCKIECWGHGSQFDLRSGQPLQLPAYDPVPVFAVTIVDDDVYVDVSTVLNGAEAPNLS from the coding sequence ATGACGGAACAGCCAAAGGGCGAGTTGGTCTGCAGCGCCAGCGAGATCCAGCTCAAGCAGGCCCTGCGCATCCTGATCGACGACTACCCGGTAGCGGTCGTGAAGGACTCGATGGGGGAAATCCATGCGATCGGCGACACCTGCTCGCACGCGGACATCTCGCTCTCCGAAGGTGAGGTTGAAGGCTGCAAGATCGAGTGCTGGGGCCACGGCTCCCAGTTCGACCTGCGCAGCGGCCAGCCGCTTCAGCTGCCGGCCTACGACCCCGTGCCCGTCTTTGCCGTCACGATCGTGGATGACGACGTCTATGTGGATGTCAGCACCGTCCTGAACGGCGCCGAGGCTCCGAACCTCAGCTGA
- a CDS encoding helix-turn-helix transcriptional regulator: protein MSPSTSAAPAMRAESREPAGGAVPPATHAAEAEDRTRDRVLAAVLEHGPISAAELGELLGFTPAAVRRHLDHLSRHGVIEVKRVARAGAGAGRPARRYVLSSQGQSTWGNDYLDIANSALRRLGEMAGSEAVREFAVERFAEMERRYAPEIEQAGRDITARARALSEALSRDGFVASAQSIEAKAPLPAALSSVQLCQGHCPIQQLAAQFPVFCDVETELFSRLVGVDVRRLSTLARGGHVCTTHIPTGRPAAGGASSPAGAGNPDEESNHLQERP from the coding sequence ATGAGCCCAAGTACTTCTGCCGCGCCTGCCATGCGCGCTGAGTCGCGCGAGCCTGCCGGGGGCGCTGTTCCGCCGGCCACGCACGCCGCAGAAGCCGAGGACCGCACCCGGGACCGCGTCCTGGCTGCTGTGCTGGAGCACGGGCCCATCAGCGCCGCCGAACTTGGCGAGCTGCTGGGCTTCACCCCCGCGGCGGTTCGCCGCCACCTCGACCACCTCTCGCGCCACGGCGTGATCGAAGTCAAGCGCGTGGCCCGCGCGGGCGCTGGCGCGGGACGCCCGGCCCGCCGCTATGTGCTCAGCTCGCAGGGCCAGTCCACGTGGGGCAACGACTACCTCGACATCGCCAACTCCGCCCTGCGACGGCTGGGCGAAATGGCGGGCTCCGAAGCTGTCCGGGAGTTCGCCGTCGAGCGCTTCGCCGAAATGGAACGCCGCTACGCGCCGGAAATCGAGCAGGCGGGCCGCGATATCACCGCCCGCGCCCGCGCCCTGTCCGAGGCACTCAGCCGTGACGGTTTCGTTGCCTCGGCGCAGTCCATCGAGGCTAAGGCGCCGTTGCCGGCCGCGCTCTCCAGTGTGCAGCTGTGCCAGGGCCACTGCCCCATCCAGCAGCTCGCCGCCCAGTTCCCCGTGTTCTGCGATGTGGAGACCGAACTGTTCTCCCGGCTGGTCGGCGTCGACGTGCGCCGGCTCTCCACGCTCGCGCGCGGCGGCCATGTCTGCACCACCCACATACCTACGGGCCGTCCGGCCGCCGGCGGGGCTTCCAGCCCCGCGGGTGCGGGCAACCCGGACGAAGAATCCAACCATCTGCAAGAAAGGCCGTGA